From Anomalospiza imberbis isolate Cuckoo-Finch-1a 21T00152 chromosome 14, ASM3175350v1, whole genome shotgun sequence, a single genomic window includes:
- the LOC137482709 gene encoding zona pellucida sperm-binding protein 3-like isoform X2: MGFGSRFGVALLCWLLASAASSDPWGFPSRNSGTWRLRGDSSRSQPWARVDLSQLRALSPRPAVAVRCQEGQLAVTVRRDLFGTGRPVRAAELSLGTASCPPLSPNAAQAFVTFVAALHECGSTLQVTPDSLIYRTTLFYKPIHSGNPLVVRATPAEVPIECHYPRRSNVSSGAVHPTWAPFRSTVVAEERLQFSLRLMDDEWSRERLSNGFQLGDSFRFQADVTSEGHVPLRLFVDQCVATATPDRSSSPRYAFIDLGGCLVDSRAEDTGSAFVSPRPRPESLRFLVDAFKFAGDTGNLLYISCHLRVSPAAEAPNSRNKACSFSKASGLWAPLEGTAAICSCCDTGSCPSPGGDSREFRAPAARMGRRVRRDGPGQRGLTEADVSVGPLLILEPAQGLTSPSGSPGSAGNTPQGAAGGIPVVIQGLLLMAATLLSLTTLGMLLWLCRKRLCPLEMSQ; this comes from the exons ATGGGGTTTGGGAGCCGCTTTGGGGTCgctctgctctgctggctgTTGGCTTCGGCCGCATCCTCTGATCCCTGGGGCTTTCCCTCGCGGAATTCCGGGACGTGGCGGCTGCGGGGTGACTCCTCCAGGTCGCAGCCCTGGGCGCGGGTGGATCTGTCGCAGCTGCGGGCGCTGTCCCCGCGCCCCGCGGTGGCCGTGCGCTGCCAGGAGGGGCAGCTGGCGGTCACTGTGCGCAGGGACCTCTTTGGCACCGGGCGCCCGGTGCGGGCAGCGGAGCTGAGCCTGGGCACGGCCTCCTGCCCGCCCCTGTCCCCAAATGCCGCCCAGGCCTTTGTTACCTTCGTGGCCGCGCTGCACGAGTGTGGCAGCACCCTGCAG GTGACCCCAGACTCCCTGATCTACAGAACCACTCTGTTCTACAAACCCATCCATTCTGGCAACCCCCTTGTTGTGAGGGCCACCCCAGCCGAGGTCCCCATTGAGTGTCACTACCCCAG GAGGAGCAACGTGAGCAGCGGTGCCGTGCACCCCACGTGGGCCCCGTTCCGCTCCACAGTGGTGGCAGAGGAGAGGCTCCAGTTCTCCCTGCGCCTCATGGATG ACGagtggagcagggagaggctcTCCAATGGTTTCCAGCTTGGGGACAGCTTCCGCTTCCAGGCCGATGTCACCTCGGAGGGCCACGTGCCCCTGCGGCTCTTCGTGGACCAGTGTGTGGCCACCGCGACCCCCGACAGGAGCTCGTCCCCCCGCTATGCCTTTATCGACCTGGGCGG gtgcctggtGGACAGCAGGGCAGAGGACACCGGCTCAGCCTTCGTgtccccgcggccccggccggAGTCGCTGCGGTTCCTGGTGGATGCCTTCAAATTTGCCGGAGACACTGGGAATTTG CTCTACATCAGCTGCCACCTGCGGGTGTCCCCGGCGGCGGAAGCCCCGAATTCCCGGAATAAAGCTTGTTCCTTCAGCAAAGCCAGCGGCCT GTGGGCACCTTTGGAGGGCACCGCGGCcatctgcagctgctgtgacaccgGCAGCTGTCCCTCTCCTGGAGGAGATTCCCGGGAATTCCGCGCTCCGGCCGCACGGATGGGCAGGCGTGTGAGGAGGGACGGCCCTGGCCAGAGAG GGCTGACTGAGGCTGATGTCTCTGTGGGACCCCTCCTAATCCTGGAGCCTGCTCAGGGATTAACAAGCCCCTCTGGAAGTCCAGGATCAGCTGGGAACACCCCCCAAG gtgctgctggtggAATTCCTGTGGTGATCCAGGGGCTCCTGCTGATGGCAGCCACCCTGCTGAGCCTGACTACCCTGGGAATGCTCCTGTGGCTGTGCCGGAAAAGGCTCTGTCCTCTGGAAATGTCCCAGTGA
- the LOC137482709 gene encoding zona pellucida sperm-binding protein 3-like isoform X1: protein MGFGSRFGVALLCWLLASAASSDPWGFPSRNSGTWRLRGDSSRSQPWARVDLSQLRALSPRPAVAVRCQEGQLAVTVRRDLFGTGRPVRAAELSLGTASCPPLSPNAAQAFVTFVAALHECGSTLQVTPDSLIYRTTLFYKPIHSGNPLVVRATPAEVPIECHYPRRSNVSSGAVHPTWAPFRSTVVAEERLQFSLRLMDDEWSRERLSNGFQLGDSFRFQADVTSEGHVPLRLFVDQCVATATPDRSSSPRYAFIDLGGCLVDSRAEDTGSAFVSPRPRPESLRFLVDAFKFAGDTGNLLYISCHLRVSPAAEAPNSRNKACSFSKASGLWAPLEGTAAICSCCDTGSCPSPGGDSREFRAPAARMGRRVRRDGPGQRGEPSGLTEADVSVGPLLILEPAQGLTSPSGSPGSAGNTPQGAAGGIPVVIQGLLLMAATLLSLTTLGMLLWLCRKRLCPLEMSQ, encoded by the exons ATGGGGTTTGGGAGCCGCTTTGGGGTCgctctgctctgctggctgTTGGCTTCGGCCGCATCCTCTGATCCCTGGGGCTTTCCCTCGCGGAATTCCGGGACGTGGCGGCTGCGGGGTGACTCCTCCAGGTCGCAGCCCTGGGCGCGGGTGGATCTGTCGCAGCTGCGGGCGCTGTCCCCGCGCCCCGCGGTGGCCGTGCGCTGCCAGGAGGGGCAGCTGGCGGTCACTGTGCGCAGGGACCTCTTTGGCACCGGGCGCCCGGTGCGGGCAGCGGAGCTGAGCCTGGGCACGGCCTCCTGCCCGCCCCTGTCCCCAAATGCCGCCCAGGCCTTTGTTACCTTCGTGGCCGCGCTGCACGAGTGTGGCAGCACCCTGCAG GTGACCCCAGACTCCCTGATCTACAGAACCACTCTGTTCTACAAACCCATCCATTCTGGCAACCCCCTTGTTGTGAGGGCCACCCCAGCCGAGGTCCCCATTGAGTGTCACTACCCCAG GAGGAGCAACGTGAGCAGCGGTGCCGTGCACCCCACGTGGGCCCCGTTCCGCTCCACAGTGGTGGCAGAGGAGAGGCTCCAGTTCTCCCTGCGCCTCATGGATG ACGagtggagcagggagaggctcTCCAATGGTTTCCAGCTTGGGGACAGCTTCCGCTTCCAGGCCGATGTCACCTCGGAGGGCCACGTGCCCCTGCGGCTCTTCGTGGACCAGTGTGTGGCCACCGCGACCCCCGACAGGAGCTCGTCCCCCCGCTATGCCTTTATCGACCTGGGCGG gtgcctggtGGACAGCAGGGCAGAGGACACCGGCTCAGCCTTCGTgtccccgcggccccggccggAGTCGCTGCGGTTCCTGGTGGATGCCTTCAAATTTGCCGGAGACACTGGGAATTTG CTCTACATCAGCTGCCACCTGCGGGTGTCCCCGGCGGCGGAAGCCCCGAATTCCCGGAATAAAGCTTGTTCCTTCAGCAAAGCCAGCGGCCT GTGGGCACCTTTGGAGGGCACCGCGGCcatctgcagctgctgtgacaccgGCAGCTGTCCCTCTCCTGGAGGAGATTCCCGGGAATTCCGCGCTCCGGCCGCACGGATGGGCAGGCGTGTGAGGAGGGACGGCCCTGGCCAGAGAG GTGAGCCCTCAGGGCTGACTGAGGCTGATGTCTCTGTGGGACCCCTCCTAATCCTGGAGCCTGCTCAGGGATTAACAAGCCCCTCTGGAAGTCCAGGATCAGCTGGGAACACCCCCCAAG gtgctgctggtggAATTCCTGTGGTGATCCAGGGGCTCCTGCTGATGGCAGCCACCCTGCTGAGCCTGACTACCCTGGGAATGCTCCTGTGGCTGTGCCGGAAAAGGCTCTGTCCTCTGGAAATGTCCCAGTGA